Part of the Streptomyces sp. HSG2 genome, GCATGATCTGCTCCTCCGACGAGTTGGGGATGGGCGACGACGGAGGGCACGGCATCATCGTGCTCCCCCCGGAGACCGAGGTCGGTCGGGACGCCGTCGAACTGCTGGAGCTGGTCGACGAGGTGCTGGACATCGCCGTCACGGCCAACCGCGGCGACTGCCTCTCCCTGAGAGGTGTCGCCCGGGAGACGGCGATCGCCTACGGCCTGCCCCTGCGGGACCCGGCGCTGCTCGACGTGCCGACGCCGAACGGCCACGGCCACCCGGTGAAGGTCGGCGACCCGGCCGGCTGCGACCGTTTCACGGCGCGGACGGTGACCGGTCTCGATCCCGAGGCCCGCTCGCCGATCTGGCTGCGGCGCCGGCTGCAGAAGGTCGGTGTCCGGCCGGTCTCCCTCGCCGTCGACGTCACCAATTACGTGATGATGGAACTGGGCCAGCCGCTCCACGCCTACGACCGCGGCAGGGTGCGCGGTGCCATCGGCGTGCGCCGCGCCCGGGAGGGCGAGCGCGTCGTCACCTTGGACGGTGTCGAGCGGAAGCCGCACGCCGAGGATCTGGTCATCGCCGACGAGCGCGGGCCGATTGGCCTGGCCGGTGTCATGGGCGGCGAGGACACCGAGATCGCCGACCATCCGGCGGGTCCCGAGGGGGGGACCGCCACCACGGACGTGGTCGTGGAGGCCGCGCACTTCGACCCGGTCGCCATCGCCCGGACCGCGCGCCGTCACAAGCTGTCCACCGAGGCGTCCCGCCGCTTCGAGCGCGGCGTCGATCCGCAGGCCGCGTCCGCCGCGGCGCAGCGCACCGTCGATCTCCTGGTGCTGCTCGCGGGCGGCACCGCCGAGGCGGGGGTGACCGAGGTCAGCGCCCCACCGGTGCCGCGCACCGTCACGCTCGCCGCCGACCACCCGGACCGCGTGGCGGGGGTGCGCTACGGGCGCGAGGTCGTCGTGCGGCGTTTGCAGCAGGTCGGCTGCGACGTGTACGGGCAGGACGAGCTGATCGTCACCGTGCCCTCCTGGCGTCCCGACCTGACCGATCCGAACGACCTCGCCGAGGAGGTCATTCGCCTGGAGGGGTACGAGAACCTCCCGGCGACGCTGCCGAGGCCGCCGGCAGGGCGGGGCACGACCCCCCGGCAACGGCTGCACCGCAGGGTCGGTCGCGCGCTGGCCGGCTCCGGCTACGTCGAGGCGCCGAACTATCCGTTCCTGGACGAGCGGGTTCTGGACCGGCTCGGGCTGGCGCCCGACGATCCGGCGCGGCGTGTCGTGAGGTTGGTCAACCCGCTCAGCGACGAGGAGCCCGCGCTCCGGACAACCTTGCTGCCGGGCCTGCTCGGCGCGCTGCGTCGCAACGTGGGCCGCGGCGGCCAGGACCTCGCGCTCTTCGAGACCGGGCTGGTCTTCCACCCGCGCCGGACATCCGAGGCCGCCGTGCGGCCGTCCGTCGACCGGCGCCCCGGAGAGGACGAACTGGCCGCGCTGAACCGGTCGCTGCCCGACCAGCCGCGCCACGTGGCGGTCGTGCTGGCCGGTGCCCGCGAGCAGGCCGGTTGGTGGGGCGGGGGACGGCCCGCGGACTGGGCCGACGCCGTGCAGGCGGCTCGGGTCGTGGCCCGCGAGGCGGGTGCCGAACTCATCGTCCGCAAGGGGCAGTACGGGCCGTGGCATCCGGGCCGCTGCGCCGAACTCGTCGTCCGGGTCGACGGGGAGCCGAGAGTCGTCGGCCACGCCGGCGAGTTGCACCCGCGCGTGCTGAAGGCGCTCGGGCTGCCCGCCCGCTGTTGCGCGATGGAGCTGGACCTCGACGGGGTGGAGCGCGCCGGCGACATCACCCCGCAGGCGCCGGACATCTCGTCCTTCCCGGTCGCCACCCAGGATGTCGCCCTGGTCGTCGAGGCGTCGATCGCCGCGGCGGAGGTCGAGGAGGCGTTGCGGGAAGGCGCGGGCGAGCTGCTGGAGGCGATCCGGCTCTTCGATGTGTACGAGAACGCCGAGCAACTGGGGGAGGGACGCAAGTCCCTCGCCTACGCGCTGCGCTTCCGGGCCGACGACCGGACGCTCACGGCGGACGAGGCGTCCGCCGCGCGCGACGCCGCGGTGGCCCTCGCGGGGGAGCGCACCGGGGCGGTGTTGCGCGGCTAGGGCGTGCGCCCTCCGGTGCCCGGTCGTCCGACGTGATGCCGGGCCCGCCGGGGACGCGGGCCCTCCGCCCCCGCTTCCCGGCGGCGGATCCCCGGCGTGTCACTCGTACGAGTGGCGATACTGGGCGATCCGGACGTTACCGGCCTTCTTGTGGACAGAATCGGACCGGCCCCTGGGGGCCGGTCCGATTCTGTCTGGGCCCGACGGGGGGTCACCGGCATGATCCACATCAAGGCGCCGCCTCGCGGCACGCTTCCTCTCGGGGTGCCCGCGCTGTTGGGCGCCACGGCCGCGACCTACCGGCTGACCTGTCCCATCGCACGGCAGGAGGGGCCTGGCGCCCGCGTCGTGACCGGCGGCGTCCTCGTCGCCGTCGGCACCGGCCTGGTGCTGCACGTAGGGCGCACACTGCTACGAGACCTGCGCGGGGCGCGTCGCGCGGCGGAGGCGGCGCAGCGAGCCCTGCTACGACCACCGCCGCCCCGGGTCGGCGGCCTCCGCGTGGCCGCGGCCCAGCTCTCCGCCGACCACGGTGCCCGGATCGGGGGCGACCTGTACGACGTCGCCCGCACCGAGCACGGTGTCCGCGTGGTGATGGGGGATGCCCGGGGCCACGGACTGGCCGCGCTCGCGACCGCCGCCGCGGTCCTCGGCTGCTTCCGCGAGGCCGTGCACGACGAACGGGCCCTCGGTGACGTGTTGCGTCGACTGGACCGGTCGCTCGCACGGCACCTGCGGAACGGCGAGGGAGGAGCGGCGGCCGAGGAGTTCGTGACGGTCCTCTTGCTGGAGATCCACGCCGACGGCAGTGTGCTGGCGCTCAACTGTGGCCATCCCTGGCCCCACCTGATACGCGACGGCACGGTGGAGCAGGTGGCCCGGGAGGCGCCCATGCCGCCGATGGGCCCCTTCCCCCTGCCCGGCGACCTGACCGCACGGGCCTGCGCGCGGCTGGGGCCGGGAGAGATGCTCGTCCTGCACACCGACGGCGCCGAAGACGCCCGTGACCGACGCGGCAGGACCTTCCCGTTGCCCGAGGCGCTGGCCGAAGCCGGCCGCGCCGAGCCGGCCGACCCCGCCGAGGTGCTGCGGCGGACGCTCACGTCACTCGCGCAACACGCGCGTGGCACCTCCCGCGACGACATCGCCCTGCTTGTGCTGCGCAGGGACGGGGACGGGGAAGACGGCGCCCCCGGCGTGTCCGGCGGGTGGGAAGCGCCCCCCGTCGGTTCCCGGCGTGGGACGCCGGGAACCGGCCCCACCACGACCTGAGGCGCGGACCGGGAGCCACCACCGCCACCCGCCGGGGCCGCTCGCCCCTCCCGGCTCAGGCGTAGGCGTAGAAGCCCGAACCGCTCTTGGGGCCTGGGCGAAACGGTCGCCGCGGCTCTGCCCGCCCTGACCCACCTGGCGGAACTCGGGGTCGAGGCCAGACGGCAAGGCCCAGTCCAGACCGCCCGCCGGTCGGCGCTTCTCCCGCGCCACCGTCTACCGCCACCTCAGGGCGAAGTCCCCAGCCGGTCCCAGAGCACCGTGTAGCGCGCATCACCGAGGCCCAGGGGCTGCTTTGTTGGTTCTTGGGCGAGTGCTACCGGAACCCCGTCGAGTGCGGGTGGGAACGCGAGGTCGGATTCCCGCCAGACGGGTGGGACTCAGGGAGCTTTGATTGACGCAATGACTCTGCTGCGCAATTGGGCGGGCGGCCACGCGCCGCGTTCGAGGGCCCTACCTCCGCCCGGTATGCCCGCTTGTGCGGTGCGCTCCGAACGCTGGATCGGCACGGTTACGTCACGCTCGGCAATTGCGCAGCAGAGTCCGCAGTCAATCGATGCGGGAGGAACGGCATGGACGGTAACGCAGTGGTGCTGGTGACCGGTGGGAGCCGTGGGATCGGGGCGGCGGTCGCGCTGCAGCTCGCCGAGGACGGTTTCGACATCGCGTTCACTTATGTGCGCGGCGAGGAGGCTGCGGCCTCGGTGGCGGGGAAGGTGGAGGCGCTGGGAAGGCGGGCTCTGGCCGTGCGGGCTGACTCCGCGGATCCGGCGGCTGCCGGCGCGGCGGTGGAACGGACCGTGCGGGAGTTCGGGCGGCTCGACGTGCTGGTCAACAATGCCGGTGTGGGGGTACTCGGGCCGCTGGAGGCACTGACCGCAGCTGATGTGGAGCACGTCCTCGCGGTCAACGCGCGCGGAGTATTCCTCACGACACGGGCAGCGGCCCCGCACCTGGGCCCCGGTGGACGAATCATCACCATCGGCAGTTGTGTGACCCAGCGGGCGTCGACCCCGGGCGGGACGCTCTACGCGATGAGCAAGTCGGCGCTGATCGGGCTGAACAAGGCGTTGGCCTGGGAGCTGGGCGGGCGCGGAATCACCGCGAACATCGTCCACCCGGGTCCCGTGGACACCGACATGAACCCCGCCGACGGGCCGTACGCCGGGCCACAGGCCGCGATGACGGCCCTAGGGCGGTTCGGCGCACCTCGGGAGGTGGCGTCCCTGGTGGCCTTCCTTGCGGGACCGGAGGCCGCATACGTCACGGGCGCCGAGTTCGCCGTGGACGGCGGGCACTCCGCTTAGCCCTCCGGCCGGGCGTGATCATCGGGCAGGACACAGGCGTCCCCGGCTGACCACCGAGGCATCCGGTCGGCGTCCCAGTGAGCAGGATCCCGGCCCCCGACTCAGTCAGTGCGCTCCGCGACGTGAGGCCACCCAGTCCGATGATCTTCGCCATGGACAGCCTCCCCGCACCTGGCCGAGTCTCCCGACGCCTACGTATACCAGACCGACTGCCTCGCACTTACCACCAAGCACCCTGCGCAGTGAGGCTTTCTCAACGGTGATCACTTCCAGATTCCGTTGAGGACGAGGGCCGCGCGCGCCACTAGCGCCGCCTGTCTGAACGGGTCCAGCGCGCGAGAGCCCTTCGGTGTGCCGATCCGCTGCCGCTGGGAGGCCGGCGGCCGGGCCAGGAACTCGACGACGTGGTGCGGGACGTCGAGCGTGGCAACAAGGTGACCAATGTGGAGCCTCTGGTGGCTATGGACATGGTCTTGTGGTGAGACCTGTCCTACCAGGGGCTTCACGCTTGTCCGCGACCAGAGCCCGCCTGCCTGATTCACGCCGAAACGGCAGTTCGCTCAACTTCGCGAAGATCATTTCCGGGAGGGAGCCTCAGTGGCGTATCCGAAGCCTGGCGGGTCAGGTGCTGAGAGTGTGTCCGGTTGTCGAGTCGACGTGCCCTGGGATCTCGTCGTGGCGATCGCCCACGGTCGGTGTCCCGGTGGGCTCGAACATGAGGATTGCGGCGCCGGACGGAGAGTGCGGCTTGTGCTCTGTGCCTCGGGGCACGGTGAAGACCGCCCCCTGCGGGAGTAGGACCGTGCGTTCCCCGTCGGGCTCGCGCAGGGAGATGCGCAACTCGCCGTCGAGCACCAGGAAGAACTCGTCAGTATCATTGTGTACATGCCAGATGTGATCGCCCTCGACTTTGGCGATGCGGACGTCGTAGTCGTTGACGCGCGTGACGATGCGGGGGCTCCACAAGGCATCGAAGGTGGTCAGGGCCTTGCTGAGGGGGATGGGTTCGCTGCTCATGTGCTCATCCTGAGCCGTTTCGCCCGACCGGGTGAGTGCTACAAATTGCATATGGCGAAAGAATCCTCGCACGCAGCTCACGCGGCGGGCGCACACAGGGTTGTCGTGATCGTGGACGAGAACTCGAACCCCTTCGAGCTCGGCTGCGCGACCGAGGTCTTCGGTCTGCGCAGACCGGAGATCGGCCGTGATCTGTACGACTTCAGGCTCTGTTCGCCCGAGCCCCGCACCCTGATGCGAGACGGATTCTTCACCCTCACGGGCGTCGCCGACCTGGAAGCGGCCGACACGGCGGACACCTTGATCGTCCCCAACCGTCCGGACGTCGAAGTGCCCCGCCGTCCCGACGTGCTCGATGCCGTTCGCCGGGCACGCGCCCGCAGTGCGCGCCTGGTCGGCTTCTGCAGCGGCGCCTTCACGCTGGCCGAGGCCGGCGTCCTCGACGGGCGGCGGGCCACCGCGCACTGGCAGTGGGCGGATTCCTTCCGGGCCCGCTTCCCCTCTGTCCGGCTGGAAGCAGACGTGCTGTTCGTGGACGACGGTGACATCCTCACCGCGGCAGGCAGTGCAGCTGCGCTCGATCTTGGGCTGCATGTGGTCCGCCGCGACTACGGCGCCGAGGTCGCCAACTCCGTGAGCCGGCGGCTGGTCTTCGCGGCGCACCGGGACGGCGGGCAGCGTCAGTTCGTGGAGCGCCCCATCCCTGACCTGCCTGACGAGTCCTTGGCACCTGTCCTGTCCTGGGCCCAGGAGCGGCTGGACTCACCGCTCACCGTGTCCGGCCTAGCGGCGCGTGCGGCGGTCAGTCCGGCGACTCTGCATCGCCGCTTCCAGGCGCAGCTGGGCACGACGCCACTGGCGTGGCTGACGGGGGAACGGCTTGCTCTGGCGTGCCGGTTGATCGAGCGAGGTGAGTCCCGCTTCGAGGTCGTGGCGCGACGCAGCGGGCTCGGCACCGCTGCCAATCTGCGTACGCTGATGCGCCGCGAAACCGGTATCACACCATCGGCGTACAAGCGCCGGTTCGGGCCGGAGACGAACTGACGGTGGGCATGCCCTGCCTACGAACCACGTGTGCTTCATCGTCCACTACTGAGCATCCCCTGACGTGCCGACCTCCCACCGAACCCCCCATAGCCCCTCGACTCCAGAATGATCACTGAAGGCCGCTCACCGGGGCGTCGGAGAGCGGCCTTCAGTGTTGTGCGGAGAACTGCTCTGTTCTTCGGTGAGCAGTACGTTTGCCCAGGTCAGGCGTAGGCGTAGAAGCCCGAACCGCTCTTGCGGCCCAGGCGTCCCGCGTCGACCATGCGCTGCAGCAGCGGCGGAGCCGCGTACAGCGGCTCCTTGTACTCCTCGTACATGGAATAGGCGACCGAGGAGACGGTGTCCAGGCCGATCAGGTCCGCCAGCTTCAGCGGTCCCATCGGATGGGCGCACCCCATCTCCATGCCGTTGTCGATGTCCTCGCGGCTTGCGATCCCCGACTCGAACATCCTGATCGCGGACAGCAAGTACGGGATGAGCAGCGCGTTGACCACGAATCCCGAACGGTCCTGGGCCTGGATGGCGTGCTTGCCGAGCACCTTCTCCGCGAAGAGCCGGGTCCGTCCCAGGGTGCCCTCGGAGGTGGTGAGAGCCGGGATCAACTCGACCAGCTTCTGCACCGGGGCCGGATTGAAGAAGTGGATGCCAATGACATGGTCCGGCCGCGAGGTGGCGACCGCCAGCTTCACCAGAGGGATGGAGGACGTGTTGGACGCCAGGATCGCGTCCGGTCGGCTCACGATCTGGTCGAGCACCTGGAAAATCTCGGTCTTCACCTGCTCGTTCTCCACGACGGCCTCGATCACCAGATCACGGTTCGCGAACTCGCCGAGGTCCGTGGTGAAGCCGAGCCGAGCCTGTGCGGAGTCCCGCTGCTCCTCGGTGATCTTCCCGCGCTCGGCCGCCTTGGCGAGCGAGTTGAACAGACGGGTCCGACCGATCTCCAGGGCCTCGCCGGTGGTCTCGGCGACCATGACCTCCAGGCCGGCGCGGGCGCACACCTCGGCGATTCCCGCGCCCATCTGCCCGCAGCCGACCACACCGACGCGCGTGATATCTCCCGAGATGCCGGTCACATCGTCCCTTTCGCTGTACTCCGTCGGCGGCGACCCCCGGGGTCGCCGATGGGCCGCCTAGACCGAGCAGGTTACCCCCGGGTCGCCAGGGCACGGGTCGCCGGGTCGGGTCGCCGGCGCCTGGGGGCCCGGGCGTGCCTTGTCACCGCCCGGGGCCCCGGGCGCCCCCTCGTGGACGGCGACACGTCCGGCGGGTCGTGGGGCGCCGAGCCACGGAACGGGTCGTGGGGCGGCGCGTCCCTGAGTTTCCCGTCGCCCCGGGGCGGGGGTTCCCCGCTGGAAAGGGCTCCGGGAGCGGCGGAGGACGTGCCATGGAGGAGCCGAGACGGGAGCGGCGGCGGAGACGAGTGACCACGAGACCCGGGGCAGGGGAAAAGGCCCACGACGTGGCGTCGGGCACAAGGGCCCTCTCCGGGGGAAAGCCGGGGGAGTCGCCCGCGCGGTGTTCGGGCGGGCAGGGGGTCGTCGGGCCCGGGCGCGGCGGACCGGCCGCCTCACCCGGGCGCGGCGCGCCTACCGCTCGGTCGTCTCGCGGTGCCGGATCTCCGAGTCCGGCCCCGGGGAGCAGACGGCCTCGTGCCCATCCTCGAAGCGCACGCGGTAGGGCGGGTTGCCCTCCTCGCCCATCACCTCGACGATCTCGGCGACCTTGTCCTGTTGCCCGACCACGCGACCGTGCTGCACCAGCCGGTCGCCCTTGGTTGCGCGCATCTGCGGGGGCCTCCTCACCCTGTACGGAGCGGTGGTGTCCATGGCCGGGGGTCGCGGCACCGGGGACCGGGGTGTCCCGGCGGGCGTGCCACGGCCCGACCCGCCGGGCGGTGGCGGCGGATGTGCCACCAGGGTCCGCGACGGGAGACCATCGCCGGAGCCGTTCGCGAGTGACCCCGACCACACCAGTGTGGGCAGCGTCCGATCCGGGTGCAAGCGACTCCGTCGCCCAAGGCCGCTGCTTCAGGCCCCGGCTGCGGGCTCCGTCGCCTCGCGCCCGCGATGCCCGCGCCGGGTGCCCATGACGAGGGTGGGGTCAGCGGTCCCGGGTGTACTCGGTGGTGAGCGACAGGTCCTTGGCGGGGCCCCGGACCCTCCACACGGCGCGCCACCGGTCCGCGTCCAACACGGTGAACTCGCCCCGGTAGTGGTCGGCGGCGCAGGGGTGTTCCGCCCGGTGTAGTCCACTTCGCAGGTCGAGGTCGTGGAAGGGACGGCCGTCGGCGAAGAACACCTCGGCGGCGCCGGGGTCGGCGGCGGGACGGAACCACAGTGTCCGCTCGGCCCGGCGAGTCGTGCCCCGCCAGGCGAATCGGCCGGTCTCGCGGTACAGCAACCCGGCGCTTGCGTCGGCGGGAGGCGAGAGCAGTGCCGTCCCCTCGAATCGGCCGGTGATGTCGGCGGCGACGTCCCGGACGTGCCGTTCGGCCCGCCAGCGGCCGGTCAGGTACTCCAGAGTGTCGGGTATCGGTCCGATCTCGGGCATGTGTCCTCCTCCCGTCCGCCGTCCTCGGCAGCGGAGCGCGCACCTCACGAGGGACCCTCGTGCGAACCCTGCCATGCCGTGTCGTCGGCCGTCCGGCCGGGGCGCGGCTCGGGCACGAGCCCCGGCGGAAGGGGCCCACCTCCAGGCCCCGGCCTCGCGCGCCGTCGGCCTGCCGCGAAGGGTCGTGCCGAACGGCGGGCCCGAGCGTCGCGGCCTCGGGCGGGGTGGGTCAGATGCCGTCCCGTCCGAGGTCCGCGACGAATCCGGCCCACGCAGCGTGGGTGAAGGCGAGCTGCGGACCGGTGCCCTGTTCCTTGGTGTCCCGTACGCGTACGGCGGCCCGGTCGGCGGCGATCTCGACACACTCCCCGCCTTCACCGCTGCTGTACGTACTCTTGAACCAGATGAGGCGCATGGGCTGTTTGGTGATCATAGATCTCCCAG contains:
- the pheT gene encoding phenylalanine--tRNA ligase subunit beta, encoding MRVPLSWLREYVDLPETETGRDVQAKLISAGLEVDTVERLGADLKGPLVVGRVLSIEELEGFKKPIRFCTVDVGRANGTGEPQEIVCGARNFAVGDKVVVVLPGATLPGGFSISARKTYGKVSHGMICSSDELGMGDDGGHGIIVLPPETEVGRDAVELLELVDEVLDIAVTANRGDCLSLRGVARETAIAYGLPLRDPALLDVPTPNGHGHPVKVGDPAGCDRFTARTVTGLDPEARSPIWLRRRLQKVGVRPVSLAVDVTNYVMMELGQPLHAYDRGRVRGAIGVRRAREGERVVTLDGVERKPHAEDLVIADERGPIGLAGVMGGEDTEIADHPAGPEGGTATTDVVVEAAHFDPVAIARTARRHKLSTEASRRFERGVDPQAASAAAQRTVDLLVLLAGGTAEAGVTEVSAPPVPRTVTLAADHPDRVAGVRYGREVVVRRLQQVGCDVYGQDELIVTVPSWRPDLTDPNDLAEEVIRLEGYENLPATLPRPPAGRGTTPRQRLHRRVGRALAGSGYVEAPNYPFLDERVLDRLGLAPDDPARRVVRLVNPLSDEEPALRTTLLPGLLGALRRNVGRGGQDLALFETGLVFHPRRTSEAAVRPSVDRRPGEDELAALNRSLPDQPRHVAVVLAGAREQAGWWGGGRPADWADAVQAARVVAREAGAELIVRKGQYGPWHPGRCAELVVRVDGEPRVVGHAGELHPRVLKALGLPARCCAMELDLDGVERAGDITPQAPDISSFPVATQDVALVVEASIAAAEVEEALREGAGELLEAIRLFDVYENAEQLGEGRKSLAYALRFRADDRTLTADEASAARDAAVALAGERTGAVLRG
- a CDS encoding PP2C family protein-serine/threonine phosphatase, giving the protein MIHIKAPPRGTLPLGVPALLGATAATYRLTCPIARQEGPGARVVTGGVLVAVGTGLVLHVGRTLLRDLRGARRAAEAAQRALLRPPPPRVGGLRVAAAQLSADHGARIGGDLYDVARTEHGVRVVMGDARGHGLAALATAAAVLGCFREAVHDERALGDVLRRLDRSLARHLRNGEGGAAAEEFVTVLLLEIHADGSVLALNCGHPWPHLIRDGTVEQVAREAPMPPMGPFPLPGDLTARACARLGPGEMLVLHTDGAEDARDRRGRTFPLPEALAEAGRAEPADPAEVLRRTLTSLAQHARGTSRDDIALLVLRRDGDGEDGAPGVSGGWEAPPVGSRRGTPGTGPTTT
- a CDS encoding SDR family oxidoreductase; amino-acid sequence: MDGNAVVLVTGGSRGIGAAVALQLAEDGFDIAFTYVRGEEAAASVAGKVEALGRRALAVRADSADPAAAGAAVERTVREFGRLDVLVNNAGVGVLGPLEALTAADVEHVLAVNARGVFLTTRAAAPHLGPGGRIITIGSCVTQRASTPGGTLYAMSKSALIGLNKALAWELGGRGITANIVHPGPVDTDMNPADGPYAGPQAAMTALGRFGAPREVASLVAFLAGPEAAYVTGAEFAVDGGHSA
- a CDS encoding cupin domain-containing protein; amino-acid sequence: MSSEPIPLSKALTTFDALWSPRIVTRVNDYDVRIAKVEGDHIWHVHNDTDEFFLVLDGELRISLREPDGERTVLLPQGAVFTVPRGTEHKPHSPSGAAILMFEPTGTPTVGDRHDEIPGHVDSTTGHTLST
- a CDS encoding helix-turn-helix domain-containing protein; the protein is MAKESSHAAHAAGAHRVVVIVDENSNPFELGCATEVFGLRRPEIGRDLYDFRLCSPEPRTLMRDGFFTLTGVADLEAADTADTLIVPNRPDVEVPRRPDVLDAVRRARARSARLVGFCSGAFTLAEAGVLDGRRATAHWQWADSFRARFPSVRLEADVLFVDDGDILTAAGSAAALDLGLHVVRRDYGAEVANSVSRRLVFAAHRDGGQRQFVERPIPDLPDESLAPVLSWAQERLDSPLTVSGLAARAAVSPATLHRRFQAQLGTTPLAWLTGERLALACRLIERGESRFEVVARRSGLGTAANLRTLMRRETGITPSAYKRRFGPETN
- a CDS encoding 3-hydroxybutyryl-CoA dehydrogenase, encoding MTGISGDITRVGVVGCGQMGAGIAEVCARAGLEVMVAETTGEALEIGRTRLFNSLAKAAERGKITEEQRDSAQARLGFTTDLGEFANRDLVIEAVVENEQVKTEIFQVLDQIVSRPDAILASNTSSIPLVKLAVATSRPDHVIGIHFFNPAPVQKLVELIPALTTSEGTLGRTRLFAEKVLGKHAIQAQDRSGFVVNALLIPYLLSAIRMFESGIASREDIDNGMEMGCAHPMGPLKLADLIGLDTVSSVAYSMYEEYKEPLYAAPPLLQRMVDAGRLGRKSGSGFYAYA
- a CDS encoding DUF1918 domain-containing protein, which gives rise to MRATKGDRLVQHGRVVGQQDKVAEIVEVMGEEGNPPYRVRFEDGHEAVCSPGPDSEIRHRETTER
- a CDS encoding DUF6314 family protein, which encodes MPEIGPIPDTLEYLTGRWRAERHVRDVAADITGRFEGTALLSPPADASAGLLYRETGRFAWRGTTRRAERTLWFRPAADPGAAEVFFADGRPFHDLDLRSGLHRAEHPCAADHYRGEFTVLDADRWRAVWRVRGPAKDLSLTTEYTRDR
- a CDS encoding DUF397 domain-containing protein — translated: MITKQPMRLIWFKSTYSSGEGGECVEIAADRAAVRVRDTKEQGTGPQLAFTHAAWAGFVADLGRDGI